From Spirosoma aerolatum, one genomic window encodes:
- a CDS encoding T9SS type A sorting domain-containing protein translates to MNYRILWSIWAGLILTFRVGVGVYAQTLQLATKPLSVTSTCPGSILTIPFSITGSYTSNTVFTIQMSDGGEYKDVSVGIQYGYQGTYDRAINITIPADLSANTAYSIRIKATNPDVIGSPSQNKLFLKGVESRPPLPLVDSLTVDCMSTNQSSMAGLYSDLSFRLVPGATPRLYYTKQRDDYQEYAEFPYQTQLPTGEYVRDKQHGYFQLTKTGATSTTYVYPVSERTYYISQLIDGCESELAPSKLRIIWKAGGGPGVINPMPYMSYGQYGQIAYCQGDQAYPLNVNGHRPPPENYQVRYWLGDPTYQPIPTATFIPPIPDTSRPGYSVYTMNLYPIDYTKGCANDNLLTYTHVKVTVNPTPTKPIIATTVVSYYQGQVAMPLSATTTDSTASLVWYGTDATGGVGTSVAPKPLTNQVGPATYYVAQKIGSCESERVPVSVLINPLLGIEDATLAEIVEVFPNPTVSSLTIRIRGLTSQQAARLELVDLAGQCLYRKETQQEMAVLPMTDYPTGSYLLLINIGNRKTARRIMKL, encoded by the coding sequence ATGAATTATCGTATACTTTGGTCCATCTGGGCAGGGCTCATCCTGACCTTTCGAGTAGGTGTAGGTGTGTATGCACAGACCCTACAATTAGCCACTAAGCCGCTTAGCGTAACATCCACTTGCCCTGGCTCTATACTAACCATTCCATTCAGCATCACAGGCAGCTATACTTCTAATACTGTTTTTACGATACAAATGTCGGATGGGGGCGAGTATAAAGATGTTAGTGTCGGGATACAGTATGGTTACCAGGGAACCTATGATCGGGCAATCAATATTACCATTCCAGCCGATTTGTCTGCTAATACAGCTTACTCCATTCGGATAAAAGCCACTAATCCTGATGTAATTGGTTCGCCTAGTCAGAATAAACTGTTCTTGAAAGGCGTCGAATCTAGGCCTCCACTACCACTTGTCGACTCGCTAACTGTGGATTGTATGTCAACCAATCAATCATCCATGGCTGGGCTGTATTCAGACTTATCTTTCAGACTAGTACCCGGTGCTACCCCCCGGTTGTATTATACGAAGCAACGAGACGATTATCAGGAGTATGCAGAATTTCCCTATCAGACCCAGCTACCTACGGGCGAGTATGTTCGTGACAAGCAGCATGGTTACTTTCAACTTACCAAGACAGGAGCAACTTCAACCACTTATGTGTACCCCGTTAGCGAAAGAACGTATTATATATCTCAACTCATAGATGGCTGTGAGAGTGAACTGGCACCCAGTAAACTTCGCATTATTTGGAAAGCTGGCGGTGGGCCTGGAGTGATCAACCCAATGCCATACATGAGTTACGGCCAGTATGGTCAGATAGCTTATTGTCAGGGAGATCAGGCTTATCCCTTGAATGTTAACGGTCACAGACCGCCCCCCGAAAACTATCAGGTTCGTTACTGGTTGGGCGACCCAACCTATCAGCCTATACCTACTGCCACATTTATTCCCCCTATACCGGATACCAGTCGGCCAGGATATAGTGTGTATACTATGAACCTGTATCCGATTGATTACACCAAAGGCTGCGCGAATGATAATTTGCTAACCTATACGCATGTAAAAGTAACCGTTAATCCTACTCCCACAAAACCAATTATTGCTACCACGGTAGTGAGTTATTATCAGGGTCAGGTAGCGATGCCGCTAAGTGCCACAACGACCGATAGTACGGCGTCCTTAGTATGGTACGGTACTGATGCGACGGGTGGAGTAGGAACAAGTGTAGCACCGAAACCCTTGACTAACCAAGTTGGTCCGGCTACGTACTATGTGGCTCAGAAAATCGGTTCCTGCGAGAGCGAACGGGTTCCGGTTTCTGTCCTGATTAACCCACTTTTGGGTATAGAAGATGCTACCTTGGCCGAGATCGTTGAGGTGTTCCCGAATCCAACCGTTTCATCATTAACAATTCGTATTCGGGGACTGACCAGTCAGCAAGCCGCTCGTCTGGAGCTAGTCGATCTGGCGGGTCAATGCCTTTATAGAAAAGAAACGCAGCAGGAGATGGCCGTACTCCCCATGACCGACTATCCGACTGGCAGCTATTTATTGCTAATCAACATTGGCAACCGGAAAACGGCCCGGCGCATTATGAAATTGTAG
- a CDS encoding SRPBCC domain-containing protein — MKNFVVRKKISLKATPEQVWNALTNPEKTKKYFFNCEVFSDWEVGSTILFTGRMFLIRKIELKGQILKFEPNKLLKYTLMNDGADEESGNFSTVTDELTYKDGKTILSITDDVGPAKGAEERYERSLKGWDSILKGLKKVVEAP, encoded by the coding sequence ATGAAAAACTTTGTTGTCCGAAAAAAGATCAGCCTGAAAGCCACTCCCGAACAGGTTTGGAACGCGCTGACCAATCCCGAGAAAACGAAAAAATACTTCTTCAACTGCGAAGTATTTTCAGACTGGGAGGTAGGCAGTACCATCCTGTTTACCGGCCGTATGTTTCTCATCCGAAAAATTGAGCTGAAGGGCCAAATCCTGAAATTTGAACCCAATAAGCTCCTCAAATACACGCTGATGAACGACGGGGCGGATGAAGAATCAGGCAATTTTTCGACCGTGACCGATGAACTGACCTATAAAGACGGCAAAACCATCCTTTCCATTACCGACGATGTAGGCCCAGCTAAAGGAGCCGAAGAACGCTACGAACGTTCGCTGAAAGGCTGGGATAGTATCCTGAAGGGATTAAAGAAAGTGGTGGAAGCACCTTGA
- a CDS encoding FAD-binding dehydrogenase yields MQTDADVIVVGAGLAGLVAAAELADAGKRVILVDQEPEQSMGGQAFWSFGGLFLVDSPEQRRLKIRDSYELALTDWMGTAAFDRPEDHWPRKWAEAYVAFAAGEKRSWLHQQGIRFFPIVGWAERGGYGAIGHGNSVPRFHVTWGTGPGVLAPFEQRVREAVKRGVITLKFRHRVNELLITNGAVDGVQGEILEPSTVKRGEKSSRVPIGDFTFRAQAVIVTSGGIGANHELVRQNWPKRLGEPPNHMLSGVPDHVDGRMLAISEAAGANLINRDRMWHYTEGVQNWAPIWSQHGIRILPGPSSLWFDALGNRLPVPLFPGFDTLGTLSYIQQTGYDYTWFILNQAIIRKEFALSGSEQNPDLTGKSWRQVLGRAVGKSAPAPVEAFKQNGADFIVKDKLTSLVDAMNKLTGEPLLNLVTIEREIAARDRQLLNSFNKDAQITAIRGARHYLGDRLIRTAKPHPILDPSAGPLIAVRLHILTRKTLGGLQTDLSSRVLGINGEPVPGLYAAGEVAGFGGGGMHGYRALEGTFLGGCLFSGRTAGRAAAQAIQ; encoded by the coding sequence ATGCAAACAGACGCAGATGTCATTGTTGTCGGCGCTGGTCTGGCAGGCCTGGTAGCTGCCGCTGAACTGGCCGATGCCGGGAAGCGCGTTATCCTGGTCGATCAGGAGCCGGAGCAAAGCATGGGCGGGCAGGCATTCTGGTCGTTTGGCGGCCTGTTTCTGGTCGATTCGCCCGAACAGCGACGCCTGAAGATTCGGGATTCGTACGAGCTGGCCCTCACGGACTGGATGGGCACAGCCGCCTTCGACCGCCCGGAAGATCACTGGCCGCGAAAATGGGCCGAAGCCTACGTAGCGTTTGCGGCTGGCGAAAAGCGTTCCTGGCTACACCAGCAGGGTATCCGTTTCTTTCCGATTGTGGGTTGGGCCGAACGGGGTGGATACGGCGCTATCGGGCATGGCAATTCAGTACCCCGTTTCCACGTCACCTGGGGTACGGGCCCCGGCGTTTTGGCTCCCTTCGAGCAGCGAGTTAGAGAAGCCGTTAAACGCGGGGTGATTACGCTGAAGTTTCGTCATCGAGTCAATGAACTACTCATAACAAACGGAGCGGTGGATGGTGTTCAGGGCGAAATTCTGGAGCCCAGCACCGTGAAGCGGGGTGAAAAAAGCTCCCGCGTTCCTATCGGAGACTTTACGTTTCGCGCCCAAGCTGTTATTGTTACGTCAGGAGGTATTGGTGCCAATCACGAACTAGTCCGGCAAAACTGGCCTAAACGTCTGGGTGAGCCACCCAACCATATGCTATCGGGCGTACCCGATCATGTAGACGGGCGTATGCTGGCTATTTCGGAAGCCGCCGGCGCCAATCTCATCAACCGCGACCGGATGTGGCATTATACCGAAGGCGTTCAGAATTGGGCACCCATCTGGAGCCAGCACGGCATTCGGATTTTGCCCGGCCCATCGTCGTTATGGTTCGATGCCCTGGGTAATCGATTACCCGTACCACTCTTTCCGGGCTTCGATACGTTGGGAACCCTCAGCTACATCCAGCAAACGGGCTACGACTACACCTGGTTTATCCTGAATCAGGCCATTATTCGGAAGGAATTTGCCTTGTCGGGATCGGAACAGAACCCGGACTTGACGGGTAAAAGCTGGCGACAGGTGTTGGGCCGGGCAGTAGGCAAAAGCGCACCGGCCCCTGTCGAAGCCTTCAAACAAAACGGAGCTGATTTTATCGTTAAGGATAAGCTGACCAGTTTGGTTGATGCCATGAACAAGCTGACGGGCGAACCGCTGCTCAACCTGGTCACTATTGAACGCGAAATCGCAGCGCGTGACCGACAGTTGCTTAACTCATTCAACAAAGATGCCCAGATCACGGCCATTCGGGGTGCCCGTCACTATTTGGGGGATCGGCTGATCCGAACAGCAAAACCGCACCCTATTCTTGATCCATCGGCCGGGCCGTTGATCGCCGTCCGGCTCCACATTCTTACCCGCAAAACACTGGGTGGGTTGCAAACAGACCTCTCAAGTCGGGTGTTGGGAATCAATGGGGAGCCTGTTCCGGGGCTATATGCTGCGGGCGAAGTGGCTGGCTTTGGTGGGGGTGGTATGCATGGGTATCGGGCGCTGGAAGGTACGTTTCTGGGCGGCTGTCTGTTTTCAGGACGCACCGCCGGCCGGGCAGCGGCCCAGGCTATTCAGTGA
- a CDS encoding alpha-galactosidase: MKLAYFLLPFLLLVVLSVQAAPGDTHIIIETSQTALVIRIDKEQIPTLVHLGAKLRNTAEYAAIPANGKRGDDYTGIYNSVYTPAGGRNLLEPAIQVTHADGNPSLDLKYVRHETQSMADGVVLTKVYLKDPQYPFEVTLYYKAYQKEDVIEQWSSIRHTEKKSVVLHKYASANLYIPAQNYYLTHFHGDWANEMNPSEVLLTEGIKVLDSKLGTRADLFQPPSFLVSLNQPADEDQGEVIAGTLAWSGNYQLAFEVDPLHNLRVIPGINPYASAYNLAPGVEFTTPAFLFTYSQQGKGGASRHLHRWARKHRIPQGEGNRLTLLNNWEATYFDFNEEKLSALFKDGKKLGVDLFLLDDGWFGNKYPRNDDHAALGDWQENVKKLPHGLGYLVKEAENAGIKFGIWLEPEMVSPKSELYEKHPDWVLKLPNRSEYYFRNQLVLDLSNPKVQDFVFNLVNDLLTKNPTLGFIKWDCNAVIYNAYSATNLNQSNLYVDYVLGLYKVLDRLRAKYPTLPMMLCSGGGGRVDYGALKYFTEYWPSDNTDALERIFIQWNYSYFFPSIASCNHVTDWGKQPIKFRTDVAMMGKLGYDIVVSKLTDDELQFSQQALKTYERIKTTIWQGDLFRLASPYTSDVASSLYVNEQQDRAVWFTYLVKNRYKAGSQAPIKLKGLRPDKLYKIQELNVYPGTRSAINTASPSYSGNYLMTIGFNPQVDTRRTSVVLELTEAN, encoded by the coding sequence ATGAAATTGGCTTATTTCCTCTTACCCTTCCTTCTGTTGGTGGTACTGTCGGTACAGGCGGCACCGGGCGATACACACATCATTATCGAAACCAGCCAAACGGCGCTGGTAATCCGAATCGACAAAGAGCAGATTCCTACGCTGGTTCATCTGGGAGCCAAACTTCGCAATACAGCCGAATACGCAGCCATTCCAGCCAACGGTAAACGCGGAGACGATTATACTGGCATCTATAATTCGGTGTATACGCCCGCCGGAGGCCGCAACCTGCTGGAGCCAGCCATTCAGGTCACCCATGCCGATGGCAACCCCTCACTCGACCTCAAGTATGTCCGGCACGAAACCCAGTCTATGGCCGATGGGGTCGTACTTACCAAAGTCTATTTAAAAGACCCACAGTATCCGTTCGAGGTGACGCTGTATTATAAAGCGTATCAGAAAGAAGATGTGATTGAACAATGGTCATCTATCCGACATACCGAGAAAAAGTCGGTTGTGCTGCATAAGTACGCATCGGCTAACCTCTACATTCCGGCCCAAAACTATTACCTGACGCACTTTCACGGCGATTGGGCCAACGAAATGAACCCGTCGGAAGTACTACTGACCGAAGGCATTAAAGTACTGGATTCCAAGCTCGGCACACGGGCCGATCTGTTCCAGCCGCCTTCGTTTCTGGTGTCACTCAATCAACCTGCCGACGAAGATCAGGGCGAGGTCATTGCAGGAACCCTGGCCTGGTCGGGCAATTATCAGTTGGCGTTTGAAGTCGATCCGCTACACAATCTGCGGGTTATACCTGGTATTAATCCGTATGCATCGGCTTACAACTTAGCGCCGGGCGTTGAGTTTACCACCCCGGCTTTTCTGTTCACCTATTCCCAGCAGGGAAAGGGCGGTGCCAGTCGCCATTTGCACCGCTGGGCCCGAAAGCACCGCATTCCACAAGGCGAAGGCAACCGACTGACTCTGCTGAACAACTGGGAAGCTACCTACTTCGATTTCAACGAAGAAAAACTGAGTGCGCTATTCAAAGATGGTAAAAAACTGGGCGTCGATCTGTTTTTGCTCGACGATGGCTGGTTTGGCAACAAATACCCCCGCAACGATGACCATGCGGCCCTGGGCGACTGGCAGGAAAATGTCAAAAAATTACCGCATGGCTTGGGTTATCTGGTAAAAGAAGCCGAAAATGCGGGGATCAAATTCGGTATCTGGCTGGAGCCGGAAATGGTCAGTCCGAAGAGCGAACTCTACGAAAAGCACCCCGACTGGGTGCTTAAACTGCCTAATCGGTCGGAGTATTATTTCCGTAATCAGTTGGTGCTCGACCTATCGAATCCGAAAGTACAAGACTTCGTGTTCAATCTGGTGAATGACTTACTTACCAAAAACCCAACGCTGGGTTTTATCAAATGGGACTGTAACGCGGTCATTTACAATGCCTATTCGGCTACCAATTTGAATCAGTCGAACCTCTACGTCGATTACGTACTGGGCCTATACAAAGTGCTGGACCGACTCCGGGCCAAGTACCCTACACTGCCCATGATGCTTTGCTCTGGTGGCGGTGGCCGAGTCGATTATGGGGCACTGAAGTACTTTACCGAATACTGGCCCAGCGACAATACCGATGCATTGGAACGGATTTTCATTCAGTGGAATTACTCGTATTTCTTCCCTTCCATTGCCAGTTGCAACCATGTAACCGACTGGGGAAAACAGCCGATCAAATTCCGAACCGACGTAGCCATGATGGGCAAACTGGGCTACGACATTGTGGTGAGCAAACTGACCGACGACGAACTACAGTTCAGCCAGCAGGCGCTGAAAACTTACGAACGCATTAAAACCACCATCTGGCAGGGTGATCTGTTCCGGCTGGCGTCTCCCTATACAAGCGATGTTGCGTCCAGCCTTTATGTTAATGAGCAGCAGGACCGTGCGGTCTGGTTCACCTACCTGGTCAAAAATCGCTATAAAGCGGGTAGTCAGGCCCCTATTAAACTGAAAGGCTTGCGCCCCGATAAGCTGTATAAAATTCAGGAACTCAATGTCTATCCGGGCACGCGCTCTGCTATCAATACAGCCAGTCCCTCCTACTCAGGCAATTACCTGATGACCATCGGCTTCAACCCGCAGGTAGATACCCGTCGAACCAGTGTGGTGCTGGAACTGACCGAAGCAAACTAG
- a CDS encoding T9SS type A sorting domain-containing protein, whose amino-acid sequence MERSKDLKSFETLTLINEVAGTLQASSHYATIDNNPYPGTSYYRLAQIDLSGQVTLFPAVAVVLREKPYQLWPNPLANGQAFSLSLDEPQTALVKLYAPNGQPVALHKLGVESASLRLQPATPLPAGVYLLSVEERALIRYHRLVIP is encoded by the coding sequence ATCGAACGAAGTAAAGACCTCAAAAGCTTCGAAACCCTTACCCTCATCAACGAGGTCGCCGGTACGCTTCAGGCCAGCAGCCACTACGCCACCATCGACAACAACCCCTACCCCGGCACCAGCTACTACCGACTCGCCCAAATCGACCTTAGCGGACAAGTCACCCTCTTCCCTGCCGTAGCGGTCGTCCTGCGGGAGAAACCCTATCAGCTCTGGCCCAATCCTCTAGCCAATGGACAAGCCTTTAGTCTCAGTCTGGACGAACCCCAAACCGCCCTGGTGAAGCTCTACGCCCCCAATGGCCAGCCGGTGGCTCTCCACAAGCTGGGGGTGGAGTCGGCCAGTCTGCGGCTGCAACCAGCCACGCCACTACCAGCCGGGGTGTATCTGCTCAGTGTGGAGGAGCGAGCTCTGATCCGCTACCATCGGCTGGTGATTCCCTAA